The following proteins are encoded in a genomic region of Amia ocellicauda isolate fAmiCal2 chromosome 6, fAmiCal2.hap1, whole genome shotgun sequence:
- the LOC136751259 gene encoding myosin-9-like, producing MVQRDEDKFLKVDHNLISCPLVQASWAAKKLVWVASQHNGFEAGRVLEERGEEAVVVLVASGRKVCVNKDSIQKMNPPKFTKVEDMAELPCLNEASVLHNLKERYNSGLIYTYSGLFCVVINPYKTLPIYSADMVEMYKGKKRHDVPPHIYAITDTAYCSMVQDRKNQSILCTGESGAGKTENTKKVIQYLTHIASSPKTKKDQGELERQLLQANPILEAFGNAKTGKNDNSSRFGKFIRINFDVNGYIVGANIETYLLEKSRVIRQAKDERTFHIFYYMLAGAEDELRSELFLEHYSDYRFLSSGSVMIPGQQDGELFLETMDAMKIMGISEDDQIGLLKVLSAVLQLGNIKFMKRRDSDQAYMPDDTATQKVCHLMGMNVTDFTHAILCPRIKVGQQYILKTQTKEQAEFAVEVLATATYKHVIHWLVTHINKMLDMTKRQGASFIGILDIAGFEIFELNSFEQLCINFSNEKLQQLFNHTTFVQEQEEYEREGIEWSFIDFGLDLQPCIDLIEKPANPPGILALLDDECLLPKTTDRSFVDKVIQQQGSHPKFLKPKKLKDKADFSISHYAGKVDYKADEWLKKNMNPLNGNVATLLQQSSAKFVSELWRDVDPTVGLDMVAGAFKNRKGMFRTVGQLYKEQLAKLLVTLSDTKPHYVRCIIPNHEKQAGKLDPHLVLHQLGCNGVLEGIRICREGFPNRIVFQEFRQRYQILTPSTVAKDFMDEKQACVLMLQELKLDPSQFQIGHTKVFFRAGLLANLEEKRDEKITDIIIGFQARCCGHLARRVFARRRQQHAAMKDEEWKCAAQLHSENKKMQQTISDLEQQLDEEKAARQNLQLEMVAMEVKLKKVEEGVGVLEDQNNTLMKNTVSLEQAKQTLEAKLNELAIELQALLQGRGDLEARRKKAQTQLSELQLKHSESERHGAELADRNIKLQSQLDTVNAVLDVQVPSQHSTCVYSDTVGSVQKPLLQELLNVEMRQKLKVSTRLRQLEIEQHSLREQLEDEQGAKGRVEKQVVTLQSQLAEMQKKLKEGADSLRAAEQAQRRVQKELEGAFLQLEEKSTAYDKLGQRRSRLQKELDASLGHQDHLQQTVFNLQKKHRKFRQQTVEEKCQISSLYAEERDRALAEAREKAAQVLALTLELENMVYLQKKHDRATKALQDEMQDLVSAKDSSDKHVRELQMESQVMEEQLEVIKPQVEELQKELQASKKAKLQLEADMRVLKAQFDRTVQSKDQLLKQAQERERDLEGEWKQRSVALAAKRKLELGMKDLEEQLNLANKSREKALKQLCKLQAHMKVVQQELEETRLSHEETLAQAKDYQRKIKSLEAEIIQLQEDLALAKRAKRWAEQDSEALQDEISHKGTLALQEKRRLQARIVQLEQKLQEEQFSRELLDERLAAERSTSQRLEGARSAGGTGRSEGQEQGYRHPEARAPLAASPTCNSL from the exons ATGGTACAGCGAGACGAGGACAAGTTCCTGAAAGTGGACCACAACCTGATCAGCTGCCCGCTGGTGCAGGCCAGCTGGGCCGCCAAGAAGCTGGTGTGGGTGGCATCACAACACAATGGGTTCGAGGCGGGGAGAGTGCTGGAGGAGCGGGGCGAGGAGGCCGTGGTGGTGTTGGTGGCGAGCGGCAGGAAGGTGTGCGTCAACAAGGACAGCATCCAGAAGATGAACCCGCCCAAGTTCACCAAGGTGGAAGACATGGCCGAGCTGCCCTGTCTGAACGAGGCCTCTGTCCTGCACAACCTGAAGGAGCGCTACAACTCTGGCCTCATCTAT acgTACTCTGGACTGTTCTGTGTGGTGATCAACCCCTATAAGACCCTGCCGATCTATTCTGCGGACATGGTGGAGATGTATAAGGGCAAGAAGAGACACGATGTGCCCCCCCACATCTATGCCATCACCGACACGGCCTACTGCAGCATGGTGCAGG atcGCAAGAACCAGTCCATCCTGTGCAC AGGGGAGTCTGGCGCGGGGAAGACAGAGAACACCAAGAAAGTGATACAGTACCTGACTCACATCGCCTCCTCTCCCAAGACCAAGAAAGACCAAGGGGAGCTGGAGAGGCAGCTGCTGCAGGCCAACCCCATCCTGGAGGCGTTCGGCAATGCCAAGACTGGGAAGAACGACAACTCTTCCCGCTTC GGGAAGTTCATCAGGATCAACTTTGATGTGAACGGCTACATCGTGGGAGCCAACATCGAGACCT ACCTGCTGGAAAAGTCACGAGTGATCCGCCAGGCAAAGGATGAGCGCACGTTCCACATTTTCTACTACATGCTGGCTGGAGCCGAGGACGAACTGcgct cggAGCTGTTCCTGGAACATTACAGTGACTACCGCTTCCTGTCCAGTGGCAGCGTGATGATCCCGggccagcaggacggggagctGTTCCTGGAGACCATGGATGCCATGAAAATCATGGGTATCTCAGAGGATGACCAGATCG ggctgtTGAAAGTGTTGTCCGCTGTGCTCCAGCTGGGCAACATTAAGTTCATGAAGAGGCGTGACTCTGACCAGGCCTACATGCCTGACGACACAG cCACTCAGAAGGTGTGCCACCTGATGGGCATGAATGTGACGGACTTCACCCATGCCATCCTGTGCCCCCGCATCAAGGTGGGCCAGCAGTACATCCTGAAGACACAGACCAAGGAGCAGGCAGAATTTGCGGTGGAGGTGCTGGCTACAGCCACATACAAGCATGTGATCCACTGGCTGGTCACGCACATCAACAAGATGCTGGACATGACCAAGCGACAGGGCGCCTCCTTCATCGGCATCCTGGACATCGCCGGCTTCGAGATCTTCGAG ctGAACTCCTTCGAGCAGCTTTGCATCAATTTCAGCAATGAGAAGCTGCAGCAGCTCTTCAATCACACCACGTTCGTCCAGGAGCAGGAGGAGTACGAGCGTGAGGGCATTGAGTGGAGCTTCATCGACTTTGGTCTGGACCTGCAGCCCTGCATCGACCTCATCGAGAAGCCA GCCAATCCCCCGGGCATCCTGGCATTGTTGGACGATGAGTGCTTACTGCCCAAGACCACTGACCGCTCCTTCGTGGACAAAGTCATCCAGCAGCAGGGCAGCCACCCCAAGTTCCTCAAGCCCAAGAAACTGAAGGACAAGGCTGACTTCAGTATCAGCCACTATGCTGGCAAG GTTGACTACAAGGCAGACGAGTGGTTGAAGAAGAATATGAACCCTTTGAACGGCAATGTGGCCACGCTGCTCCAGCAGTCTTCAGCCAAGTTCGTCTCTGAGCTCTGGAGAGATG tggacCCGACCGTGGGGCTGGATATGGTTGCCGGCGCATTTAAGAACCGCAAGGGCATGTTCCGCACGGTGGGGCAGCTCTACAAGGAGCAACTGGCAAAACTCTTGGTCACACTGAGCGACACCAAGCCCCACTACGTGCGTTGCATCATCCCCAACCACGAGAAGCAG GCCGGCAAGCTGGATCCCCACCTGGTGCTGCACCAGCTGGGCTGTAACGGGGTACTGGAGGGCATCCGGATCTGCAGGGAGGGCTTCCCCAACCGGATCGTCTTCCAGGAGTTCAGACAGAG gtaCCAGATCCTCACTCCCAGCACCGTCGCCAAGGACTTCATGGATGAGAAGCAGGCCTGTGTGCTCATG CTTCAGGAACTAAAGCTAGACCCCAGTCAGTTCCAGATCGGGCACACTAAGGTGTTCTTCCGGGCTGGGCTCCTGGCCAACCTGGAGGAGAAGCGCGACGAGAAGATCACAGACATCATCATTGGCTTCCAGGCCCGGTGCTGCGGACACTTAGCCCGCAG GGTGTTCGCTCGGCGGCGGCAGCAGCACGCGGCCATGAAGGACGAGGAGTGGAAGTGCGCCGCCCAGCTGCACAGTGAGAACAAGAAGATGCAGCAGACAATTTCG gacCTGGAGCAGCAGCTGGATGAGGAGAAAGCTGCACGGCAGAATCTGCAGCTGGAGATGGTGGCCATGGAGGTCAAGCTGAAGAAAGTGGAGGAGGGTGTTGGGGTGCTGGAGGATCAGAACAACACCCTTATGAAG AACACAGTGTCGTTGGAGCAAGCAAAGCAGACCCTGGAGGCCAAGCTCAATGAGCTGGCGATTGAGCTGCAAGCGCTGCTGCAAGGGAGAGGCGACTTGGAGGCGCGAAGAAAGAAGGCCCAGACCCAGCTGAGCGAGCTGCAGCTCAAACACAGTGAGAGTGAGAGGCACGGGGCCGAGCTGGCGGACCGCAACATCAAACTGCAG tcgCAGCTGGACACTGTGAACGCTGTGCTGGATGTCCAGGTACCATCACAGCACAGTACT TGTGTGTACTCTGACACTGTTGGATCTGTACAAAAACCCCTCTTACAGGAGCTGCTGAATGTGGAGATGCGCCAGAAACTGAAAGTCTCCACTCGTCTGCGTCAGCTGGAGATTGAGCAGCACAGCCTGAGAGAGCAGCTGGAGGATGAGCAGGGGGCCAAGGGGAGAGTGGAGAAGCAGGTGGTCACCCTGCAGTCACAG CTGGCAGAGATGCAGAAGAAGCTGAAGGAGGGCGCTGACTCTCTGCGCGCTGCAGAGCAGGCCCAGCGGCGAGTGCAGAAGGAGCTGGAGGGGgcgttcctgcagctggagGAGAAAAGCACTGCCTATGACAAGCTGGGCCAGCGCCGGTCACGGCTACAGAAAGAGCTGGACGCCAGCCTAGGGCACCAGGACCACCTGCAGCAGACAGTCTTCAACCTGCAGAAGAAGCACAGGAAGTTTCGTCAG CAAACAGTGGAGGAGAAGTGTCAGATCTCAAGTCTCTATGCAGAGGAGCGCGACCGGGCCTTGGCGGAGGCTCGGGAGAAAGCGGCCCAGGTACTGGCGCTGACCCTTGAGCTGGAGAACATGGTTTACCTGCAGAAGAAGCACGACCGGGCCACCAAGGCACTGCAGGACGAGATGCAGGACTTGGTCTCGGCCAAGGACAGCTCTGACAAACAC gTGCGTGAGCTGCAGATGGAGAGTCAGGTGATGGAGGAGCAGCTGGAGGTGATAAAGCCGCAGGTGGAGGAGCTGCAGAAGGAGCTGCAGGCCTCTAAGAAGGCCAAGCTGCAGCTGGAGGCGGACATGCGGGTGCTGAAGGCCCAGTTCGACCGCACGGTGCAGAGCAAGGACCAGCTGCTCAAACAG gcgcaggagagagagagagatctggaGGGCGAGTGGAAGCAGCGCTCTGTTGCATTGGCGGCAAAGAGAAAGCTGGAGCTGGGTATGAAAGATCTCGAGGAGCAGCTCAACTTGGCCAACAAGAGCCGGGAGAAGGCACTGAAGCAGTTGTGCAAATTGCAG GCACATATGAAGGTCGTGCAGCAGGAGCTAGAGGAGACGCGCCTGTCCCATGAGGAGACGCTGGCCCAGGCCAAAGACTATCAGAGGAAGATCAAGAGCCTGGAGGCTGAGATAATCCAGCTGCAGGAG GACCTGGCATTAGCAAAGAGGGCAAAGCGCTGGGCTGAGCAGGACAGTGAGGCCCTGCAGGATGAAATCAGCCACAAGGG tacCCTGgccctgcaggagaaacgcaGGCTGCAGGCCCGTATTGTCCAGCTGGAGCAGAAGCTGCAGGAGGAGCAGTTCAGCAGGGAGCTGCTTGATGAAAGGCTGGCGGCGGAGCGCAGCACCTCCCAGCGCCTGGAGGGGGCGCGATCTGCAGGAGGCACAGGCCGCAGTGAAGGCCAAGAACAAGGCTATCGACACCCTGAAGCAAGAGCTCCGCTCGCTGCGTCGCCAACGTGTAACAGCCTGTGA